Proteins found in one Campylobacter canadensis genomic segment:
- a CDS encoding biotin attachment protein, translating into MAKKFIDVMDTSFRDGFQSVLGARVLSKDYESAIKAAKQAGITHFEMGGGALFQSMYFYANEDAFSAMRRFRQIVGDEANLQTLARGINTVSLETGSKEIIQLHAKLFAKYGVSTIRNFDALNDVENLKYSAEQITNYGLKHEVTITMMHLNSNKAHDCAFYEKILKQILKEQIPFTSICFKDATGTSSPQKVYETIKMARKLLPSDTHIRLHTHESAGVSVACYLAAIKAGADGIDLAVAPFSGGTSQPDILTMMHALKGENYNLGDFEEEKIRKYEEVFKECMKEYFMPPEASRVNALIPFCPMPGGALTTNTQMMRDNNLLDKFEQTIEQMQEVVELGGYATSVTPVSQFYFQQAFNNVLFGKWEKIAEGYGKMVLGYYGKTPIKADKKIIQLAKEQLKLEETTKSALSIADADETKSIKYLKSILEKENLSTSDENIFILATCKEKGLAFLKNEAKQNIRKISSNIQTISPTKQNDTPSFYVVNVNGNKYNVEVCPCTNDYKIQEQKPTQNTNINKDKAVLSSIPGNVFKVLKKENETVKKDEVLFILEAMKMQIQVQAPCDGVLLKIFVKEGDVVENEQALALYK; encoded by the coding sequence ATGGCTAAAAAATTTATAGATGTAATGGATACTAGTTTTCGTGATGGCTTTCAATCAGTGCTTGGAGCAAGAGTTTTAAGTAAAGATTATGAAAGCGCTATTAAAGCAGCAAAACAAGCAGGGATTACCCATTTTGAAATGGGCGGCGGTGCTTTATTTCAAAGTATGTATTTTTATGCAAATGAAGATGCATTTTCAGCTATGCGTAGATTTAGACAAATCGTTGGAGATGAAGCAAATCTTCAAACTCTAGCAAGAGGCATAAATACAGTTAGCCTTGAAACAGGCAGCAAAGAAATAATACAACTACACGCAAAATTATTTGCAAAATATGGAGTTAGCACCATTAGAAATTTTGATGCTTTAAATGATGTAGAAAACCTAAAATATAGTGCAGAGCAAATTACAAACTATGGCTTAAAACACGAAGTAACAATAACAATGATGCACCTAAATAGCAATAAAGCTCACGATTGTGCTTTTTATGAAAAAATCTTAAAACAAATTCTAAAAGAACAAATCCCTTTTACAAGCATTTGTTTTAAAGACGCAACAGGTACAAGCAGCCCTCAAAAAGTTTATGAAACAATAAAAATGGCAAGAAAATTATTACCAAGCGATACTCATATTAGATTGCATACTCACGAGAGTGCAGGAGTAAGCGTAGCTTGTTATCTTGCTGCTATTAAGGCTGGGGCTGATGGCATTGACCTTGCGGTAGCACCTTTTAGCGGTGGGACTAGTCAGCCTGATATTTTAACAATGATGCACGCTTTAAAAGGAGAAAATTATAATTTAGGCGACTTTGAAGAAGAAAAAATAAGAAAATACGAAGAAGTTTTTAAAGAATGTATGAAAGAATATTTTATGCCGCCTGAAGCAAGTAGAGTAAATGCTTTAATTCCATTTTGTCCTATGCCTGGTGGAGCACTAACAACCAATACTCAAATGATGAGAGATAATAATCTTTTAGATAAATTCGAGCAAACAATAGAGCAAATGCAAGAAGTAGTAGAGCTTGGAGGCTATGCAACTAGCGTTACTCCTGTTAGCCAATTTTATTTTCAACAAGCTTTTAATAATGTACTTTTTGGTAAGTGGGAAAAAATTGCAGAAGGCTATGGAAAAATGGTTTTAGGTTATTATGGTAAAACCCCAATTAAAGCAGATAAAAAAATAATCCAACTAGCAAAAGAACAACTAAAGCTAGAAGAAACAACAAAAAGCGCACTAAGCATAGCTGATGCTGATGAGACAAAGTCTATTAAATATCTAAAAAGTATTTTAGAAAAAGAAAATCTAAGCACAAGCGATGAAAACATCTTTATATTAGCAACTTGCAAGGAAAAAGGTTTGGCCTTTTTGAAAAACGAAGCAAAGCAAAATATTAGAAAAATATCATCAAACATTCAAACAATAAGCCCAACAAAACAAAATGATACACCAAGCTTTTATGTAGTTAATGTAAATGGAAATAAATACAATGTAGAAGTTTGCCCTTGTACAAATGATTATAAAATACAAGAACAAAAACCAACACAAAATACTAATATAAATAAAGATAAAGCCGTGCTTTCAAGCATTCCTGGAAATGTATTTAAGGTCTTAAAAAAAGAAAATGAAACAGTAAAAAAAGATGAAGTTTTATTTATTTTAGAAGCGATGAAAATGCAAATTCAAGTTCAAGCGCCTTGTGATGGAGTACTTTTAAAAATATTTGTAAAAGAAGGCGATGTTGTTGAAAATGAACAAGCCTTAGCACTTTATAAATAA
- a CDS encoding beta-1,4-N-acetylgalactosaminyltransferase — protein MKIQKGVVLKTNYDENENKSPLNPWAFIRVCNEDITLKASLNSILGAIKRGVIAYNDCTDNSEQIILEFCKQHKSFIPAKYPHNIINTYLNRTDGGGGWKLFKTQDDYIQSGIDYKNLTPLENRLSTYYNFALSFIPKDEWFIKIDCDHIYDAQKLKECFKLITNDNQAVSIPRVNVLIENEQIYVDLYNNNNFLRDVGDHLLIKNKNLSFCDAGFSKLIEAYNLPKEIKIIKGVQLNNIHFPYLKKNRAYSHAKLIKLEELLASELANNPMINKQILSKEFIMNAYKQFNFAK, from the coding sequence ATTAAAATTCAAAAAGGAGTTGTATTGAAAACAAATTATGATGAAAATGAAAATAAAAGTCCGCTTAATCCTTGGGCATTTATTAGAGTTTGTAACGAAGATATTACATTAAAAGCTAGTCTTAATTCTATTCTTGGAGCAATAAAGCGTGGTGTTATAGCCTATAACGATTGCACGGATAATAGCGAACAAATAATCTTAGAATTTTGCAAACAACACAAAAGCTTTATTCCTGCAAAGTACCCGCATAATATAATAAACACTTACTTAAATCGTACTGATGGGGGGGGGGGCTGGAAGCTATTTAAAACACAAGATGATTATATACAATCTGGTATAGATTATAAAAACTTAACACCATTAGAAAATCGTTTAAGCACATATTACAATTTTGCTTTAAGCTTTATTCCAAAAGATGAATGGTTTATTAAAATAGATTGCGATCATATCTATGATGCACAAAAACTTAAAGAATGTTTTAAATTAATTACAAATGATAATCAAGCTGTATCAATACCTAGGGTAAATGTTTTAATAGAAAATGAGCAAATTTATGTAGATTTATATAACAATAATAACTTTTTAAGAGATGTAGGCGATCATTTATTAATTAAAAATAAAAATTTAAGTTTTTGCGATGCTGGTTTTTCAAAATTAATAGAAGCTTATAATTTACCTAAAGAAATAAAAATAATTAAAGGTGTGCAATTAAATAATATTCATTTTCCATATCTTAAAAAGAATAGAGCTTACTCTCACGCTAAATTAATAAAACTAGAAGAGCTTTTAGCAAGCGAACTAGCAAATAATCCTATGATAAATAAGCAAATTTTATCAAAAGAATTTATTATGAATGCTTACAAACAATTTAATTTTGCTAAGTAA
- a CDS encoding OmpA family protein yields the protein MQKNNENSNGSFWIVYADLMAGLLFVFILLLSAIILKYIFTQDALMSEKASLDKSKALILNKEQLLEKLQNELKKANNSLLLEQDKNIQINDYVKDLTLSIDEVNEKNQELLKDVDEKDAQILALLAQLEENNKDINTKDEQLEEISKKLQSFKIEYDKLKNNKSKLITALQDKLSKQILVDINSGSISLNASVLFDSDEFSIKEDAKKELKETLSKYFTAILNSPEILANIEAIIIEGHTDSSGSYIYNLELSQKRALEIMKFIHSFNKNAKLEKLLQAVGKSYNEPIIKDGKEDKQASRRIEIKLLFTNKAATSNFEKAIGE from the coding sequence ATGCAAAAGAATAATGAAAATTCAAACGGAAGCTTTTGGATAGTTTATGCTGATTTAATGGCAGGATTGTTATTTGTATTTATTTTATTGCTTAGTGCTATTATTTTAAAATACATTTTTACTCAAGATGCTTTAATGAGCGAAAAGGCTAGTTTAGATAAATCAAAAGCCTTAATTCTTAACAAAGAACAACTTTTAGAAAAATTACAAAATGAGCTTAAAAAAGCTAACAATTCATTGCTTTTAGAGCAAGATAAAAATATTCAAATTAATGATTATGTAAAGGATTTAACCTTAAGTATTGATGAGGTTAATGAAAAAAACCAAGAGCTTTTAAAAGATGTTGATGAAAAAGATGCGCAAATTTTAGCCCTGCTTGCACAATTAGAAGAAAACAATAAAGATATTAATACAAAAGATGAGCAATTAGAAGAAATTAGTAAAAAATTACAATCTTTTAAAATTGAATATGATAAGTTAAAAAATAATAAAAGTAAATTAATTACAGCCTTGCAAGATAAATTATCTAAACAAATCTTAGTTGATATAAACTCGGGTAGTATATCTTTAAATGCTAGTGTGCTTTTTGACAGTGATGAATTTAGCATTAAAGAAGATGCAAAAAAAGAGTTAAAAGAGACTTTGAGTAAATATTTTACAGCTATTTTAAACAGTCCAGAGATTTTAGCAAATATTGAGGCTATAATAATAGAAGGGCATACAGACAGCAGCGGTAGTTATATTTACAATCTTGAGTTATCGCAAAAGCGTGCCTTAGAAATTATGAAATTCATTCATAGTTTTAATAAAAATGCAAAGCTAGAAAAACTTCTTCAAGCGGTTGGCAAAAGCTATAATGAACCTATTATAAAAGATGGCAAGGAAGACAAACAAGCAAGCAGAAGAATAGAAATTAAACTATTATTTACAAATAAAGCTGCTACAAGTAATTTTGAAAAGGCTATTGGCGAATAA